Proteins encoded by one window of Arachis hypogaea cultivar Tifrunner chromosome 1, arahy.Tifrunner.gnm2.J5K5, whole genome shotgun sequence:
- the LOC140179024 gene encoding uncharacterized protein: MAGFSFGYVIPMRSSGALYHGVPPSGLFEKLEHRYISKCPLKTRLFTPAIARGLQQLEKLDIFSCDELKHILEDEEISGQDHRVIFSKLKKLHIMGCQMLEYVIPVTFSQGLVQLESLDIDYCGELKYVIGECSSDGDTSHQNGINIEFPALQVLRLTDNWNMIGIFPQCYRAAWPSLHKFYLEYCPKLKIMSINTFKANECKVSKVIRPS; the protein is encoded by the coding sequence ATGGCTGGATTCAGCTTTGGTTATGTGATTCCGATGAGATCAAGTGGAGCTTTATACCATGGTGTGCCTCCTAGTGGCCTTTTTGAGAAGCTAGAGCATCGATATATAAGCAAATGTCCACTGAAAACGCGTCTCTTCACACCTGCGATTGCTCGAGGCCTGCAACAGTTGGAAAAGCTAGATATATTTTCATGTGATGAACTGAAGCATATACTTGAAGATGAGGAGATAAGTGGACAGGATCATAGGGTGATCTTCTCAAAATTGAAAAAACTTCATATTATGGGGTGCCAAATGCTAGAATATGTAATCCCAGTTACTTTTTCTCAAGGCCTTGTGCAATTGGAGTCTTTGGATATAGATTATTGTGGTGAGTTGAAATATGTGATTGGAGAATGCAGCTCAGATGGTGATACAAGTCATCAAAATGGAATCAACATTGAGTTTCCTGCGCTTCAGGTGCTTCGACTTACTGATAATTGGAACATGATTGGCATTTTTCCCCAGTGTTACAGAGCAGCATGGCCATCTCTGCATAAGTTTTATTTGGAATATTGTCCAAAGCTTAAGATAATGTCCATTAATACTTTCAAGGCTAATGAATGCAAGGTGAGCAAAGTGATAAGGCCTAGTTAA